From a region of the SAR202 cluster bacterium genome:
- the rpiB gene encoding ribose 5-phosphate isomerase B, producing MNTNPTKLKIAIGADHGGLPLKVDLQKWLHSQGYQVLDLGAYSNDPADDYPDFAYAVAKAVAVGQAQKGLVICGSGVGASITANKVPGIRAALCHDTYSARQGVEHDDMNVICMGARIIGIELAKEIVSAFLNARFIDEGRYRRRLNKLLAIEAESLKSSRPANKR from the coding sequence ATGAACACCAACCCCACCAAACTAAAAATCGCTATTGGCGCCGACCATGGCGGCCTCCCCCTCAAGGTCGACTTGCAAAAATGGCTCCACTCCCAGGGCTATCAAGTCCTCGACCTCGGCGCCTACTCCAATGACCCCGCCGACGACTATCCCGACTTCGCCTACGCCGTCGCCAAAGCCGTCGCCGTCGGCCAGGCGCAAAAGGGCCTGGTAATCTGCGGCAGCGGCGTCGGCGCCAGCATCACCGCCAACAAAGTTCCCGGCATCCGCGCCGCCCTCTGCCACGACACCTACTCCGCCCGCCAGGGCGTGGAACATGACGACATGAACGTCATATGCATGGGCGCCCGCATCATCGGCATTGAGCTCGCCAAAGAAATCGTCTCCGCCTTCCTCAACGCCCGCTTCATAGACGAAGGCCGCTACCGCCGCCGCCTCAACAAACTCCTCGCCATTGAAGCCGAAAGCCTCAAGTCCTCCAGACCAGCCAACAAACGCTAG